The Cydia amplana chromosome 11, ilCydAmpl1.1, whole genome shotgun sequence genome includes a region encoding these proteins:
- the LOC134652233 gene encoding uncharacterized protein LOC134652233: MSSEKFIFIASVCVVAIFVSRSTAGPAPKVVNIEDVLNRTVCPFKVDIDINEDRVPRRIKMIRCAEQPNHWCRANAIPDHECCHHKHSNHEMECVEVRDKALVYYKSSDRTDYMDVTVGCTCMIGTVNTVHAGS; this comes from the coding sequence ATGTCTAGTGAAAAATTCATTTTTATCGCGTCGGTGTGCGTGGTGGCGATATTCGTCAGCAGATCAACGGCAGGACCGGCGCCAAAGGTTGTCAACATTGAGGACGTCCTAAACCGGACTGTCTGTCCCTTCAAAGTGGACATCGACATAAACGAGGATCGAGTGCCGCGGCGGATAAAAATGATACGCTGCGCCGAGCAACCCAACCACTGGTGCAGGGCGAACGCGATTCCCGACCACGAATGCTGTCATCACAAGCACTCCAACCACGAGATGGAATGTGTGGAAGTGCGGGACAAGGCGCTAGTGTACTACAAGAGCTCAGATCGGACGGACTACATGGACGTGACAGTGGGCTGCACCTGTATGATAGGGACGGTGAACACAGTGCACGCGGGATCATAG